The following are encoded together in the Juglans microcarpa x Juglans regia isolate MS1-56 chromosome 2D, Jm3101_v1.0, whole genome shotgun sequence genome:
- the LOC121251229 gene encoding uncharacterized protein LOC121251229: protein MEDFRSNSVADGRMQMESYGSGGGGVGPTTSGFNSMQDLRCYSASYATSAQTNQTQVGNDAKFKKGKSTNGSISNSWSFNDPELQRKKRVASYKVYTVEGKVKGSLRKTFRWLKDRYSRVLEGW from the coding sequence ATGGAAGATTTCAGATCCAATTCGGTTGCAGATGGAAGGATGCAGATGGAGAGCTAcggtagtggtggtggtggggtgGGACCCACTACATCTGGGTTCAACAGTATGCAAGATCTCAGGTGCTACAGTGCTTCATACGCAACCTCGGCGCAAACAAACCAAACCCAGGTCGGAAATGATGCCAAGTTCAAGAAGGGAAAGTCCACAAATGGGTCGATCTCGAATAGCTGGAGTTTCAATGATCCGGAGTTGCAGAGGAAGAAGAGGGTCGCTAGCTATAAGGTATATACGGTGGAAGGGAAGGTCAAAGGGTCGCTGAGAAAGACCTTTAGGTGGCTTAAGGACAGGTACTCCAGGGTTTTGGAGGGGTGGTAG
- the LOC121250149 gene encoding casein kinase 1-like protein 1 produces MEHRVGNRFRLGRKIGSGSFGEIYLGTNIQTNEDVAIKLENVKTKHPQLLYESKLYRILQGGTGIPNVRWFGVEGDYNVLVMDLLGPSLEDLVNFCSRKLSLKTVLMLADQMINRVEFVHSKSFLHRDIKPDNFLMGLGRRANQVYIIDFGLAKKYRDSSTHQHIPYRENKNLTGTARYASMNTHLGIEQSRRDDLESLGYVLMYFLRGSLPWQGLKAGTKKQKYDKISEKKVSTSIEALCRGYPTEFASYFHYCRSLRFDDKPDYAYLKRIFRDLFIREGFQFDYVFDWTILKYQQSQLATPPVRAIGAGAGTSAGMPTAIANADRQTGGEAGRAAGLSPMDSSRRRISGPALNSGTFTRQRSPLVNDSAISNNVVLSNSNNLGLPSGSSRRAVSSSRDAFVESESDPSQSRTTEASPGAAHRISSGQRNLPVGSSDPRRTPTGRNTSRNYEGALRGIGTLQLDN; encoded by the exons GAAAATGTCAAGACAAAGCATCCTCAGCTGCTATATGAGTCAAAGTTATACAGAATCTTACAGGGAGGAA CTGGAATTCCAAATGTGAGATGGTTTGGAGTGGAGGGAGACTATAATGTTTTGGTGATGGATTTGCTTGGACCCAGTCTTGAAGATCTTGTTAACTTCTGCAGTAGGAAGCTTTCTTTGAAGACAGTTCTTATGCTTGCAGATCAAATG ATTAATCGTGTTGAATTTGTTCATTCTAAATCATTTCTGCATCGAGATATCAAGCCTGACAACTTTCTAATGGGCTTGGGAAGGCGTGCAAATCAG GTGTACATCATTGATTTTGGTCTGGCAAAGAAATATAGAGACAGTTCAACCCATCAACACATTCCTTACAG AGAAAACAAGAATTTGACTGGAACTGCTAGATATGCAAGTATGAACACTCACCTTGGTATAG AACAAAGCCGGAGGGATGATTTAGAATCCCTTGGATATGTCCTTATGTACTTCTTGAGAGGAAG CCTTCCTTGGCAGGGACTGAAAGCAGGAACTAAGAAACAGAAGTATGACAAAATTAGTGAAAAGAAAGTTTCTACCTCAATTGAG GCCTTGTGTCGGGGGTATCCAACAGAATTTGCATCATACTTCCACTATTGTCGCTCCTTACGATTTGATGACAAACCGGATTATGCTTATCTGAAAAGAATATTTCGTGACCTTTTTATCCGTGAag GCTTCCAGTTCgattatgtatttgattggaCCATTTTGAAGTATCAGCAATCACAGCTGGCCACTCCCCCAGTCCGTGCCATT GGTGCTGGTGCTGGAACGAGTGCTGGAATGCCCACTGCCATTGCCAATGCTGATAGACAGACAG GTGGGGAGGCTGGACGAGCAGCTGGCTTGTCTCCAATGGATTCTTCACGAAGGAGAATATCAGGACCTGCTTTGAATTCCGGAACTTTTACAAGGCAGAGAAGTCCACTTGTTAATGATTCAGCCATTTCGAACAATGTTGTG TTATCAAACTCCAATAATTTGGGATTGCCAAGTGGATCATCAAGACGAGCTGTTTCTAGCAGCCGTGATGCATTTGTTGAGAGTGAGTCAGATCCCAGTCAATCTCGTACTACTGAGGCGAGCCCTGGAGCAGCGCACAGAATTTCAAGTGGGCAAAGGAATTTACCAGTTGGATCTTCAGATCCCAGGCGTACACCGACTGGGAGAAATACCTCACGGAACTATGAAGGTGCTCTCAGGGGCATCGGGACCCTGCAGTTAGACAATTGA